In one Brienomyrus brachyistius isolate T26 chromosome 7, BBRACH_0.4, whole genome shotgun sequence genomic region, the following are encoded:
- the si:dkey-247m21.3 gene encoding 5-hydroxytryptamine receptor 4 isoform X1: MAADSDPTEKTVTGALNTGHTLHLAEKIVLSLFLAAIIVLTVLGNLLVMVALCKDRQLRKKKTNYFIVSLAFADLLVALVVMPFAAIELTTGSWSYGKTCCLIRTSLDVLLTTASILHLCCIALDRYYAICCQPLVYRNKMTPIRVALMLGGCWIIPSFISFLPIMQSWNTIGIEDIIKERELSLAVNETYCIFLVNGPYALVCSAVAFYVPLGLMALAYQRIYVTAMAHARHIGTLHRAGSAPEQQAGSDQQGTSRIKVETKAAKTLAVIMGCFCLCWAPFFLTNVVDPFIHYSVPWQVWTAWLWLGYINSGLNPFLYAFLNRAFRRAFLVILCCGDERYVRQGSFGPSRQYPASVNGTSIALRLVFQPSPAQSDNRQRILSSELESQESLGTT; this comes from the exons ATGGCTGCAGATTCAGACCCAACAGAGAA GACAGTCACTGGTGCGCTAAACACGGGGCACACGTTGCATCTCGCCGAGAAGATCGtcctctccctcttcctggccGCCATCATCGTCCTCACTGTCTTAGGCAACCTCTTGGTCATGGTGGCTCTCTGCAAGGACCGGCAGCTGAG GAAAAAGAAGACCAACTACTTCATAGTGTCGCTGGCATTCGCCGACCTGTTGGTGGCGCTAGTGGTGATGCCGTTTGCGGCCATCGAGTTGACCACGGGTAGCTGGAGTTATGGTAAGACCTGCTGCCTGATCAGAACCTCGCTGGACGTCCTGCTGACCACTGCCTCCATCCTTCATCTGTGCTGCATAGCACTGGACAG ATACTACGCCATCTGCTGTCAGCCCCTGGTATACAGGAACAAGATGACGCCCATCAGGGTGGCTCTGATGCTGGGAGGGTGCTGGATCATCCCCTCCTTCATCTCTTTTCTTCCCATAATGCAAAGCTGGAATACCATCGGCATAGAGGACATT atcaagGAGCGGGAGCTCAGCCTGGCCGTCAACGAGACATACTGCATCTTCCTGGTGAACGGGCCGTACGCGCTGGTCTGCTCCGCCGTCGCCTTCTACGTGCCTCTGGGGCTCATGGCACTGGCCTATCAGCGCATCTACGTGACGGCCATGGCGCACGCCCGGCACATCGGCACGCTGCACCGGGCCGGCTCTGCCCCCGAGCAGCAGGCAGGGTCCGACCAGCAGGGCACCAGCCGCATCAAGGTGGAGACCAAGGCGGCCAAGACGCTGGCCGTCATCATGGGCTGCTTCTGTCTGTGCTGGGCGCCCTTCTTCCTCACCAATGTGGTGGACCCCTTCATCCACTACAGTGTGCCCTGGCAGGTGTGGACCGCCTGGCTCTGGCTGGGCTATATCAACTCGGGCCTCAACCCCTTCCTGTACGCCTTTCTGAACCGTGCCTTCCGTCGCGCCTTCCTCGTCATCCTCTGCTGTGGCGATGAGCGCTACGTCCGGCAGGGCAGCTTTGGACCCTCGCGGCAGTACCCCGCCTCCGTCAACGGGACATCCATCGCACTCAG
- the si:dkey-247m21.3 gene encoding 5-hydroxytryptamine receptor 4 isoform X2 produces the protein MAADSDPTEKTVTGALNTGHTLHLAEKIVLSLFLAAIIVLTVLGNLLVMVALCKDRQLRKKKTNYFIVSLAFADLLVALVVMPFAAIELTTGSWSYGKTCCLIRTSLDVLLTTASILHLCCIALDRYYAICCQPLVYRNKMTPIRVALMLGGCWIIPSFISFLPIMQSWNTIGIEDIIKERELSLAVNETYCIFLVNGPYALVCSAVAFYVPLGLMALAYQRIYVTAMAHARHIGTLHRAGSAPEQQAGSDQQGTSRIKVETKAAKTLAVIMGCFCLCWAPFFLTNVVDPFIHYSVPWQVWTAWLWLGYINSGLNPFLYAFLNRAFRRAFLVILCCGDERYVRQGSFGPSRQYPASVNGTSIALRSLHGCAMEQNSGSTPG, from the exons ATGGCTGCAGATTCAGACCCAACAGAGAA GACAGTCACTGGTGCGCTAAACACGGGGCACACGTTGCATCTCGCCGAGAAGATCGtcctctccctcttcctggccGCCATCATCGTCCTCACTGTCTTAGGCAACCTCTTGGTCATGGTGGCTCTCTGCAAGGACCGGCAGCTGAG GAAAAAGAAGACCAACTACTTCATAGTGTCGCTGGCATTCGCCGACCTGTTGGTGGCGCTAGTGGTGATGCCGTTTGCGGCCATCGAGTTGACCACGGGTAGCTGGAGTTATGGTAAGACCTGCTGCCTGATCAGAACCTCGCTGGACGTCCTGCTGACCACTGCCTCCATCCTTCATCTGTGCTGCATAGCACTGGACAG ATACTACGCCATCTGCTGTCAGCCCCTGGTATACAGGAACAAGATGACGCCCATCAGGGTGGCTCTGATGCTGGGAGGGTGCTGGATCATCCCCTCCTTCATCTCTTTTCTTCCCATAATGCAAAGCTGGAATACCATCGGCATAGAGGACATT atcaagGAGCGGGAGCTCAGCCTGGCCGTCAACGAGACATACTGCATCTTCCTGGTGAACGGGCCGTACGCGCTGGTCTGCTCCGCCGTCGCCTTCTACGTGCCTCTGGGGCTCATGGCACTGGCCTATCAGCGCATCTACGTGACGGCCATGGCGCACGCCCGGCACATCGGCACGCTGCACCGGGCCGGCTCTGCCCCCGAGCAGCAGGCAGGGTCCGACCAGCAGGGCACCAGCCGCATCAAGGTGGAGACCAAGGCGGCCAAGACGCTGGCCGTCATCATGGGCTGCTTCTGTCTGTGCTGGGCGCCCTTCTTCCTCACCAATGTGGTGGACCCCTTCATCCACTACAGTGTGCCCTGGCAGGTGTGGACCGCCTGGCTCTGGCTGGGCTATATCAACTCGGGCCTCAACCCCTTCCTGTACGCCTTTCTGAACCGTGCCTTCCGTCGCGCCTTCCTCGTCATCCTCTGCTGTGGCGATGAGCGCTACGTCCGGCAGGGCAGCTTTGGACCCTCGCGGCAGTACCCCGCCTCCGTCAACGGGACATCCATCGCACTCAG GTCTTTGCATGGCTGTGCAATGGAACAGAACTCGGGGTCAACGCCTGGGTGA